Proteins from a genomic interval of Vibrio casei:
- a CDS encoding DmsA/YnfE/YnfF family dimethyl sulfoxide reductase, whose protein sequence is MSVNHKQTNINNAFSVTRRSFVKGSSALGALAVASTGLTLPFSKKAIAKETPAKSDEKIVWSSCTVNCGSRCPLRMHVVDGEIKWVETDNTGLDEFNHSHQVRACLRGRSMRRRVYNPDRLKYPLKRVGKRGEGKFKRISWDEALDTIADSLKHTIKEYGNDAIYLNYGTGTLGGTVTKSWDPSATLVARLMNLSGGYLNHYGDYSAAAIECMTDFFYGGWVANNSMDDIQNSDLAIFFGNNPAETRMSGGGQTHNYVEGQQKNHTRTIIIDPRYTDTAGGREDQWVPLKHGTDAALCAALAHVIITENKADEDFLNKYCVGYDATTLPASAPKNGSYKDYILGNGNDKTPKTPEWAAPITGIPAEDIIKLGREIGNANRIYITQGWGLQRSASGEQACKAIGMLSLLRGQVGLQGGGTGMREGDHSYPFQRFPKVPNPVKASIPMFLWTDAIYRGKEMTDVTDGIRGVERLQNPIKFIWNYAGNCLINQHSDINRTHKILQDEKACEMIVVIDNHMTSSAKYADIVLPDCTTSEQSDFCMDGAAGSMPYFIFASQAIKPRFECRPIYDMLSDLSKRMGTEKEFTEGRTQEEWLQWMYAQTVKQNNDPDLPDYDTMRKQGIYKKQFDRPYVELEDFRKDPTANPLPSPSGKIEIYSEQLAKIAATWELDDDEHITPIAEYHPTFDGWDSPKRQQFPLQMTGFHYKARTHSTYGNVELLKAAAPQEIWINPIDAQQRGIKNGDLVLVESEFGKLQVCAKVTPRIIPHTTALGEGAWYAPNRDKVDMNGSINVLTTARPTPLAKANPSHTNLVEITLLKSMGVKA, encoded by the coding sequence GTGTCAGTTAATCATAAACAGACAAATATTAATAATGCATTTTCGGTAACACGCCGAAGCTTTGTTAAAGGAAGTTCAGCATTAGGTGCGCTCGCAGTCGCATCAACAGGCTTAACGCTACCGTTTAGTAAGAAGGCGATTGCGAAAGAAACGCCAGCTAAATCTGATGAAAAAATCGTTTGGTCATCGTGTACCGTCAACTGTGGTAGCCGTTGTCCGTTACGCATGCACGTGGTAGATGGTGAAATCAAATGGGTCGAAACTGACAATACCGGCTTAGATGAATTTAACCATTCGCACCAAGTACGTGCTTGTTTGCGTGGTCGTTCTATGCGCCGCCGTGTTTATAACCCTGACCGTCTTAAATATCCTCTTAAACGTGTCGGTAAACGTGGCGAAGGCAAATTCAAGCGTATTAGCTGGGATGAAGCTTTAGATACTATTGCTGATAGCTTAAAACACACCATTAAAGAATATGGTAATGATGCGATTTACCTAAACTATGGCACGGGCACACTTGGTGGCACTGTGACCAAAAGCTGGGATCCAAGCGCAACACTTGTGGCGCGCCTAATGAACCTATCCGGTGGCTACTTAAATCATTACGGTGATTATTCTGCGGCAGCGATTGAATGCATGACTGATTTCTTCTACGGCGGTTGGGTGGCTAACAACAGCATGGATGATATTCAAAACTCAGATTTGGCTATTTTCTTTGGTAATAACCCAGCCGAAACTCGTATGTCGGGTGGCGGTCAAACTCATAACTATGTTGAGGGTCAGCAGAAAAATCATACTCGCACTATTATTATTGATCCTCGTTACACCGATACTGCTGGTGGCCGTGAAGATCAATGGGTTCCACTTAAACACGGAACCGATGCTGCGTTATGCGCTGCGCTTGCACATGTGATCATCACAGAAAACAAAGCAGATGAAGATTTCCTAAATAAATATTGTGTTGGCTACGATGCCACTACGCTTCCAGCTTCTGCGCCTAAAAATGGTAGTTATAAAGATTACATTCTAGGTAACGGCAATGATAAAACGCCAAAAACACCTGAATGGGCCGCGCCAATCACAGGTATTCCAGCTGAGGATATCATTAAGTTAGGCCGTGAAATTGGTAACGCAAACCGCATTTACATTACTCAAGGTTGGGGTTTACAACGCTCTGCCAGTGGTGAACAAGCGTGTAAAGCGATTGGTATGTTGTCCTTGTTGCGTGGTCAAGTTGGCTTGCAAGGCGGTGGCACTGGTATGCGTGAAGGCGACCATAGCTATCCGTTCCAACGTTTCCCGAAAGTACCAAACCCAGTAAAAGCATCAATCCCAATGTTCTTATGGACTGATGCGATTTATCGTGGCAAGGAAATGACCGATGTTACCGATGGTATTCGTGGCGTTGAACGCCTGCAAAATCCAATCAAATTCATTTGGAACTATGCAGGTAACTGTTTGATTAATCAGCACTCTGATATCAACCGCACTCACAAAATACTGCAAGATGAAAAAGCCTGTGAAATGATTGTGGTGATCGATAATCACATGACATCTTCAGCTAAATATGCGGATATTGTATTGCCAGACTGTACCACTTCTGAGCAATCTGATTTCTGTATGGATGGCGCAGCAGGCTCTATGCCGTACTTTATCTTTGCCAGCCAAGCGATCAAGCCTCGCTTTGAGTGTCGTCCTATTTACGACATGTTATCTGATCTTTCAAAACGTATGGGCACGGAAAAAGAATTTACTGAAGGCCGCACCCAAGAAGAATGGCTACAGTGGATGTACGCACAAACCGTGAAACAAAATAACGATCCAGATTTACCTGATTACGACACTATGCGTAAACAAGGGATTTATAAGAAACAATTTGATCGTCCTTATGTCGAATTGGAAGATTTCCGCAAGGATCCGACTGCGAATCCATTGCCATCTCCATCGGGTAAAATCGAAATCTATTCTGAGCAGCTAGCAAAAATTGCAGCAACTTGGGAGCTAGATGACGATGAGCACATTACGCCGATTGCTGAATACCATCCAACATTTGATGGCTGGGATTCTCCAAAGCGTCAGCAATTCCCATTACAAATGACAGGTTTCCACTACAAAGCTCGAACTCATTCCACTTACGGTAACGTTGAGTTATTGAAAGCGGCAGCGCCACAAGAAATTTGGATTAACCCAATTGATGCGCAGCAACGTGGCATCAAAAATGGGGATTTAGTTTTAGTGGAAAGTGAGTTCGGTAAGTTGCAAGTGTGCGCCAAAGTGACGCCTCGTATTATCCCGCATACGACTGCACTAGGTGAAGGTGCTTGGTATGCGCCAAATCGTGACAAAGTGGACATGAACGGCTCAATCAATGTATTGACGACAGCGCGTCCAACGCCACTGGCGAAAGCGAATCCATCACACACTAACTTAGTTGAAATTACACTGCTGAAAAGCATGGGAGTTAAAGCATGA
- a CDS encoding DMSO/selenate family reductase complex B subunit yields the protein MNVKKQYGFYIDSSKCTGCKTCQLSCKDNKDLDVKRNFRRIYEYVGGNWSENNGVYRQDVYAYYLSIACNHCSNPACTKVCPSGAMHKRDEDGLVVVNEEVCIGCKYCHMACPYGAPQYSEEKGHMTKCDGCYERVGEGLMPICVDSCPLRAIEFGDINELRAKYGNNADCAPLPDSRLTSPNLIVKLNPNARPLGDTSGFLQNPKEVI from the coding sequence ATGAACGTCAAAAAACAGTACGGTTTTTATATTGATTCAAGCAAATGTACTGGCTGTAAAACATGCCAACTGTCGTGCAAAGACAATAAAGATCTTGATGTTAAGCGCAACTTCCGCCGTATTTACGAATATGTTGGTGGTAACTGGTCTGAGAACAATGGTGTATATCGCCAAGATGTTTATGCATATTACTTGTCGATTGCGTGTAATCATTGCTCAAACCCTGCTTGTACTAAGGTTTGTCCATCTGGCGCAATGCATAAGCGTGACGAAGATGGTTTGGTCGTGGTAAACGAAGAAGTGTGTATTGGTTGTAAATATTGTCATATGGCTTGTCCGTATGGCGCGCCACAATACAGTGAAGAAAAAGGTCACATGACCAAGTGTGATGGGTGTTATGAACGAGTTGGTGAAGGTTTGATGCCAATTTGTGTCGATTCATGCCCATTACGTGCGATTGAGTTTGGTGACATTAATGAGCTTCGCGCGAAATACGGCAACAATGCTGATTGTGCACCATTGCCAGATTCTCGCTTAACCAGCCCTAATTTGATTGTGAAATTGAATCCGAATGCGCGCCCACTTGGTGATACATCTGGCTTCTTACAAAATCCGAAGGAGGTGATCTAA
- a CDS encoding dimethyl sulfoxide reductase anchor subunit family protein — protein sequence MNFLEFPLVIFTVLAQCAVGAYLVIATRMTCVKEESQLTDLAVKSLFFVLGFMAIGFAASTAHLGSPLRAFNSFNRVGASGLSNEILSGSIFFAFAGIYWLTEVLAMIGKSVVGKGVRTAWRYLGVVSGVIFMVAMIKVYLINTVPLWDNIFTPIEFTFTVITAGLLFGYVLLNAFNGSSVTSNKRMAGIGVLLIAIHFIVMIARILDFSGVVTSIHQGITVLDEYSSMIMTQCVLMLVAAILWAVSAHQTSNKVRFYSILALFAMIAAEIFGRGVFYGMHFTFGLI from the coding sequence ATGAACTTTTTAGAATTTCCGTTAGTGATTTTCACTGTTCTCGCGCAGTGCGCGGTAGGTGCCTATTTGGTGATCGCTACTCGCATGACGTGTGTGAAAGAAGAATCACAACTGACTGATTTAGCCGTGAAAAGCTTGTTCTTTGTGCTCGGTTTTATGGCGATTGGTTTTGCAGCATCAACGGCTCACCTCGGCAGTCCATTGCGTGCGTTTAACTCGTTTAATCGTGTTGGTGCATCAGGTCTTTCCAATGAAATATTAAGCGGCTCAATTTTCTTTGCGTTTGCAGGTATTTATTGGTTAACCGAAGTATTGGCAATGATCGGTAAATCAGTGGTTGGCAAAGGCGTTCGCACCGCATGGCGCTATCTAGGCGTAGTTTCTGGTGTGATCTTCATGGTCGCGATGATCAAGGTTTACTTGATAAATACCGTGCCGCTTTGGGATAACATTTTCACACCGATCGAGTTTACATTTACTGTGATCACGGCAGGTCTATTATTTGGTTATGTTCTACTAAATGCGTTTAATGGCAGTTCAGTAACATCCAATAAAAGGATGGCAGGCATTGGTGTACTACTGATAGCGATTCACTTTATTGTGATGATTGCTCGGATCCTTGATTTCTCTGGTGTCGTAACTTCAATTCACCAAGGTATTACCGTGCTTGATGAATACTCAAGTATGATCATGACCCAATGTGTATTGATGTTAGTGGCGGCCATCTTATGGGCTGTTTCGGCGCATCAAACCAGCAACAAAGTACGTTTTTACAGTATTCTGGCATTGTTCGCTATGATCGCTGCTGAAATATTTGGCCGTGGTGTGTTCTACGGTATGCATTTTACTTTTGGTTTGATCTAA
- a CDS encoding VOC family protein — protein sequence MKVKRIVANVAAVNLDDATLFYESIFDLTLEMDHGWIKTYSSGEKMTTQISVASEGGSGTPVPDLSIEVDELEMVLQRVISADIHIEYGPVLEQWGGRRFYIRDPFGKLINVLQHQ from the coding sequence ATGAAAGTAAAACGTATTGTTGCCAATGTGGCGGCGGTTAATCTAGACGATGCCACATTATTTTATGAGTCTATTTTTGACCTTACGCTCGAGATGGATCATGGTTGGATTAAGACATACAGTTCAGGTGAAAAAATGACCACACAGATCAGTGTGGCATCGGAAGGTGGTTCTGGTACACCCGTCCCCGATTTATCGATAGAAGTTGACGAGCTTGAAATGGTTCTTCAACGAGTGATTAGTGCGGATATCCACATTGAATATGGCCCTGTGTTGGAGCAGTGGGGGGGTCGTCGTTTTTATATTCGCGATCCTTTTGGCAAGCTTATTAATGTGCTGCAACATCAATAG
- a CDS encoding isochorismatase family protein has product MLEKETTGLIVVDIQGKLANLVHNSHMLILNCTKLIQGAKILNLPIIWLEQNPDKLGHTVKELGVLLNPAIPITKFSFNACEEPNVIQSMNTIDVDSWLVCGIESHICVYQTVLGLQRLGYKVQVVSDCISSRTVENTQLGIQMLMNKGVDMTGVEMCLYELVKDCRLEEFKPILNLIK; this is encoded by the coding sequence ATGTTAGAAAAAGAAACGACGGGCCTTATCGTGGTGGATATTCAGGGCAAATTGGCAAATTTAGTACATAACAGTCATATGTTAATTTTAAATTGTACAAAGCTGATTCAAGGCGCGAAAATTTTGAATCTGCCAATCATTTGGCTTGAACAAAATCCAGATAAGCTTGGTCATACTGTTAAGGAACTTGGTGTCTTATTAAACCCCGCTATTCCGATAACAAAGTTTTCTTTTAACGCGTGTGAAGAACCCAATGTTATTCAATCAATGAATACGATAGACGTCGATTCGTGGTTAGTCTGTGGTATTGAATCTCATATATGTGTTTACCAAACGGTTTTAGGGTTACAACGATTAGGGTATAAAGTGCAGGTGGTTAGTGATTGTATTTCTTCTCGTACTGTTGAAAATACCCAGTTAGGTATACAAATGTTGATGAATAAAGGTGTAGACATGACAGGAGTTGAAATGTGCTTGTACGAGCTAGTGAAAGATTGCCGGTTAGAGGAATTCAAACCAATTCTTAATCTTATTAAATAA
- a CDS encoding YkgJ family cysteine cluster protein, producing MNNNREVIAYLRERIPTFECKPGCHDCCGPVTTSSEEMSRLPVKSDAEHDAALAEFNCVHLGPQGCIVYDERPLICRVFGTTPNMPCPNGCKPQEMIEPKVERQIHHYIRNTRQVLV from the coding sequence ATGAATAATAACCGTGAAGTAATTGCGTATTTGCGCGAACGAATTCCAACATTTGAATGTAAACCAGGTTGCCATGATTGTTGTGGGCCGGTCACGACGTCTTCTGAAGAAATGTCTCGCTTGCCGGTGAAGAGCGATGCCGAGCATGATGCAGCATTAGCCGAATTTAATTGTGTCCATTTAGGGCCTCAAGGATGCATAGTATACGATGAACGTCCGTTAATTTGTCGGGTATTTGGTACGACGCCAAATATGCCGTGCCCAAATGGCTGCAAGCCTCAAGAAATGATTGAACCTAAAGTTGAGCGTCAAATACATCATTACATTCGAAACACGCGACAAGTATTGGTGTAA
- a CDS encoding CPXCG motif-containing cysteine-rich protein: protein MNQLTEQTIGCPYCGEAIHILIDPSDLDQQYIEDCQVCCKPINFRVSESIDGALIVSVYSDDDAF from the coding sequence GTGAATCAATTAACAGAACAAACCATTGGGTGCCCATATTGCGGGGAAGCCATTCATATTCTTATTGATCCTTCCGATTTAGATCAACAATATATTGAAGATTGCCAAGTTTGTTGTAAGCCTATTAATTTTAGGGTGTCAGAAAGTATTGATGGAGCATTGATCGTTTCAGTGTATAGCGATGATGACGCCTTTTAA
- a CDS encoding patatin-like phospholipase family protein, with amino-acid sequence MMKKALVVEGGAMRGIFASGVLDSFLQHEYNPFDFVMGVSAGASNLVGYLANQPERSFNVITELATSRQFFNPLRFMKGGDLVDVKWLIEESNRQYPIDEDKVFNHIPFFAVATNVGTGRADYYRITAENYTKALEATSALPIAYKHTPCFSGECYTDGGVADSIPVIEAYRRGARDITVILSHPLSYVMLPPKTTWLTRKLFARHPHIARSMLLRARNYNKSLDFIRHFPEDAVIRVIAPPENFAVKRLTMKKNMLVEGYEMGLNSGERHLSHRFITFKN; translated from the coding sequence GTGATGAAGAAAGCGTTAGTGGTTGAAGGCGGGGCAATGCGCGGTATTTTTGCCAGTGGAGTTTTAGATAGTTTTCTTCAACATGAATATAATCCCTTTGATTTTGTGATGGGAGTTTCAGCTGGAGCCTCTAATCTTGTTGGATATCTAGCTAATCAACCAGAACGTAGCTTTAACGTGATAACGGAGCTTGCAACCAGTCGGCAATTTTTTAATCCGCTTCGTTTTATGAAAGGTGGTGATCTTGTAGATGTTAAGTGGTTAATAGAAGAGTCAAATCGTCAATACCCTATCGATGAAGACAAAGTATTTAACCACATTCCTTTTTTTGCCGTGGCGACTAATGTAGGAACTGGCCGCGCAGATTACTACAGAATCACCGCAGAAAATTATACCAAGGCGTTAGAGGCAACATCGGCACTGCCAATTGCTTATAAACATACGCCTTGTTTTTCTGGTGAATGTTATACCGATGGTGGGGTTGCTGATTCCATTCCAGTTATTGAAGCATATCGTCGTGGTGCACGTGATATCACGGTGATCTTATCTCACCCATTAAGTTATGTAATGTTGCCACCTAAAACGACATGGTTGACGAGGAAGTTGTTTGCTCGTCATCCTCATATTGCCCGCTCGATGTTATTAAGAGCTCGAAACTACAATAAATCACTCGATTTCATTAGACATTTTCCAGAAGATGCTGTTATTCGGGTGATCGCACCACCAGAAAATTTTGCTGTTAAACGATTAACAATGAAAAAAAATATGTTGGTAGAAGGTTATGAAATGGGATTAAATTCAGGTGAACGACATTTATCTCACCGTTTCATTACATTTAAAAATTAA
- the nhaC gene encoding Na+/H+ antiporter NhaC, which produces MKHNKPKLPSLMQVIISLGLFLLLAFSFTAELDLPIQLALYIGWFIIIGLGIYLGHQYKDLEKAALNGISNGLGAVLILLAVGALVGTWISGGIVPTIIYYGLKAIHPSIFLLATMIICSLTALATGTSWGAAGTAGIAMMGIGHGLGVPAPVTAGAVLSGCYFGDKMSPLSDSVILASSMSNVEVMEHIKGMLPIALISYIITGIMFTAFGLHYAGQVDMSQVQGVIDSMEVQFNITPLSFIPVIIVLGLLAMRMPSFPVISFGSLLGVVWAVMVQDIDFLQAFNTAWAPYNIDSGVGFIDSILNRGGMSSMLGSVAVIVFGLGFGGLLDKVGLLETIAKLFENRVKSAGSLASSTIATAFMGNVFGSAMYVSLILTPKICAKNYDRLGYKRKNLSRNAEFGGTLTSGMVPWSDNGIYMASILGVATLSYAPFMWLSFVCIIVTIVTSYMGWFVDKCDPIEPNTQEQTAEPELKQQTA; this is translated from the coding sequence ATGAAGCACAATAAACCAAAACTACCCAGCTTGATGCAAGTCATTATTTCTTTAGGCTTGTTCTTGCTGCTGGCATTTTCTTTTACAGCAGAACTCGATTTACCCATACAACTCGCGTTGTACATTGGTTGGTTCATCATTATTGGGCTTGGTATCTACTTAGGTCATCAATATAAAGACTTAGAAAAAGCGGCTCTCAACGGTATTTCAAACGGTTTAGGCGCGGTTTTAATATTGCTTGCTGTTGGCGCATTGGTCGGAACATGGATTTCTGGCGGCATAGTTCCAACCATCATTTATTATGGTCTTAAAGCCATTCATCCTTCTATTTTCTTACTTGCAACCATGATTATTTGCTCTCTCACGGCTCTAGCAACCGGAACCTCTTGGGGAGCAGCAGGCACCGCAGGTATTGCCATGATGGGAATTGGACATGGATTAGGTGTTCCTGCCCCTGTGACTGCTGGCGCTGTACTGTCTGGCTGTTATTTTGGCGATAAAATGTCACCTCTTTCGGATTCTGTGATTCTTGCCTCTTCTATGTCGAATGTTGAAGTCATGGAACACATCAAAGGGATGTTACCCATTGCTCTGATTAGCTACATCATTACCGGAATCATGTTTACCGCTTTCGGGCTTCACTACGCTGGTCAAGTGGATATGTCACAGGTACAAGGCGTTATTGATTCAATGGAAGTGCAATTCAATATCACCCCGCTTTCCTTTATACCAGTTATCATTGTATTAGGTTTGCTAGCCATGAGAATGCCTTCTTTCCCAGTGATCAGCTTTGGCTCTTTATTGGGTGTAGTGTGGGCTGTGATGGTTCAAGATATCGACTTCTTGCAAGCGTTTAATACCGCTTGGGCTCCGTACAATATTGATTCTGGTGTTGGGTTTATTGACTCAATTCTTAACCGTGGTGGCATGTCTTCCATGTTAGGCTCGGTTGCCGTTATCGTCTTTGGACTGGGTTTTGGTGGTTTACTTGATAAAGTAGGACTACTCGAAACCATCGCCAAGTTGTTTGAGAACCGTGTAAAAAGCGCCGGTTCACTTGCTTCTAGTACAATAGCCACCGCTTTTATGGGCAATGTTTTTGGTTCAGCGATGTATGTATCATTAATTCTGACACCCAAAATATGCGCCAAAAATTACGACCGCCTAGGTTATAAGCGTAAGAATTTATCGCGTAATGCCGAGTTTGGTGGCACATTAACTTCTGGTATGGTGCCATGGAGTGACAATGGGATTTATATGGCAAGTATTCTAGGCGTAGCAACCTTGTCTTATGCCCCTTTTATGTGGTTAAGTTTTGTATGTATCATCGTCACCATTGTAACCTCATACATGGGTTGGTTTGTTGACAAATGTGACCCAATTGAACCTAACACACAAGAGCAAACTGCGGAACCTGAGTTAAAGCAACAAACCGCTTAA